The genomic window AACGTGCAGTCGAACAGGAGCTTGGTCCGCACATCACCCAGGTGTTAAGCACAAAGATGGGGCGCTCCTTCAGCATTGCCGTCACTGTGGATAGCACTGCTGTTCAACAGCCTCCCGTTACCGAAGCGCCTGCGCCTACCCCTGCTCCGCCTGCAGCTCCGACGCCGAATGTTCAACCAGCTCCGAGCTACGTTGAACCCCCAGTGAGCCAAGAGCCGAAGGGGTGGTTTACTACCCACGTTGATGAGCACGAACATCTGCGTAAACGGGAAAAGCCGGCGCACGATCCCAACGACTTCGCGCTGCTCAACCCCAACTACACCTTCGACAACTACGTTGTTTCTGATTCAAACCGCCTTGCATTCTCGGCGGCGAATGCCGTGGCGGAACAGCCTGCTCAGAGCTACAATCCTCTTTTTATCTGGGGTGGCTCGGGTCTTGGGAAAACCCACCTCATGCACGCAATTGGTAACTATGCGCTGCTGCTTAATCAGAACCTGAAAATCAAGTACGTCTCCAGCGAAGAGTTCACCAACGATTACATCAACTCCGTGCGCGACGACCGCCAGGAATCCTTCAAACGGCGTTATCGCTCGGTAGACATCCTCATGCTGGACGATATCCAGTTCCTGCAGGGTAAAGAGGGAACCCAGGAAGAGTTCTTCCACACCTTTAATGCGCTCGAACAGGCCTCCAAACAAATCGTTCTCTCTTCCGACAGGCCGCCAAAACAGCTCACTACCTTGGAAGATCGCCTGCGCACCCGCTTCCAAGCTGGGCTCATCGTGGACGTCTATCCACCGGATCTCGAAACCCGCATCGCGATCCTGGAGAAGAAAGCTGTGGCGAGCAATGTCACCATGAAACGTGACGTTCTAGAGCTCATTGCAAGCCGATTCAATACCTCGATCCGCGAGCTCGAAGGCGCATTCGTGCGCATCAACGCCTATTCCTCGATCAACAACGAGCCGATCACCATGGGTACCGTTGAGCACGCGCTTCGCAGCATCATGCCTGAGCAGGAATCTGTGGAGGTCACGGCCGACAGCATCATCGCCGAGACCTCAAAGATGTTCAATATTCCTGAACGTGACATCCGCGGATCACGCAAGACGCGCGCGGTTGCGCACACGCGCCAGTTGGCCATGTATCTTTGCCGCGAGCTTACCGACCTCTCCCTTCCCAAGATTGGCGAGCAGTTTGGGGGCAAGGACCACACCACGGTGCTCTACGCGGTGGATAAGATCCGCAAGGAAATCACCCAAAAGCGCGATACCTACGATGAGATCCAGAAACTCACTGCCCGCATCAAAGGCAATGGACACGGATAGAGCACAGGCGAGAAACAGCCCCACCTTTGCGTGGGGCTGTTGGCGTTTATCCACAAAACCCCACAACAACAGTGTTTTCAACAGTTTCCACAGAGTTATCCACAACCGTGTAATTACAACCTTGTAATTTGGTGATTGTGCTAACAAAATTCCACAATTACCCGCCTGTGCATAACTAAGGATTCACTGTGCACAACAAGGCCATGACCTGGGGAGAATTTGTGGAAGAATCGGCACTCCAAAAAGTTATCCACAGGCGGGCGAAGTTGTCCACAGAACCTCCACAGCAATGCCCACAACCCGAAAATTCGTCTTGAGCATGTGAAATTACATGTTTTCCACACATTGCACAGGACTTACTGTTATTACCAACTCTTTTCTAAGTAATTACATAAGTAGAAAGAGGGGCTGGGGACAATCTTGACTTCGCTGCGAGCCGAGAGGCGGCAGCAGGTGATTTTTGTAATCACAAAAGTTTTGCTTGGCAGCAAGTGCAGGTACGTTAGGTCTTGTCATTTTCGTGGAGCGTTTCGCACCCGCGAATTACAAAATCTGTTCAAGGAGCCGTGGGGAATAAGCATGGATGCACAACAGGTGTCATTCCGGGTTGGCAA from Corynebacterium gerontici includes these protein-coding regions:
- the dnaA gene encoding chromosomal replication initiator protein DnaA — translated: MSEGPGALGDTWTEVVTELTALSADPTSDIPPISHRQFATLNLIRPVAMLEGIAVLSVPHESAKRAVEQELGPHITQVLSTKMGRSFSIAVTVDSTAVQQPPVTEAPAPTPAPPAAPTPNVQPAPSYVEPPVSQEPKGWFTTHVDEHEHLRKREKPAHDPNDFALLNPNYTFDNYVVSDSNRLAFSAANAVAEQPAQSYNPLFIWGGSGLGKTHLMHAIGNYALLLNQNLKIKYVSSEEFTNDYINSVRDDRQESFKRRYRSVDILMLDDIQFLQGKEGTQEEFFHTFNALEQASKQIVLSSDRPPKQLTTLEDRLRTRFQAGLIVDVYPPDLETRIAILEKKAVASNVTMKRDVLELIASRFNTSIRELEGAFVRINAYSSINNEPITMGTVEHALRSIMPEQESVEVTADSIIAETSKMFNIPERDIRGSRKTRAVAHTRQLAMYLCRELTDLSLPKIGEQFGGKDHTTVLYAVDKIRKEITQKRDTYDEIQKLTARIKGNGHG